A region from the Leptospirillum ferriphilum ML-04 genome encodes:
- a CDS encoding ParB/RepB/Spo0J family partition protein, whose amino-acid sequence MAKHGLGRGLDSLFESDGPEKKEEVYLIPCESITVNPYQPRKIFREEEIKEMAQSLLNHGLLQPIVVTRKKGDRESGEYILISGERRLRAAKLLAWEAIPAIERSVTDKDLLELALIENLQRSDLNPIEIAEGFNRLIEEFHWTQEKLAQNLGMKRSTVANFLRILTLSPETIQKIENGVISLGHAKVLLGVKDPKELSSLAEEIVQKKMSVRDLEQRISNKKEKKDFPAWAEEGKEKLKNYFSRPVSITRTGKKIRFAFVLENEEDLTRLIHQLSESDNPGRS is encoded by the coding sequence ATGGCTAAACATGGATTGGGAAGGGGGCTCGATTCGTTATTTGAATCTGACGGTCCGGAAAAAAAGGAAGAGGTTTATCTGATTCCGTGTGAATCCATTACAGTCAATCCTTATCAGCCGCGGAAGATATTTCGTGAAGAAGAAATAAAAGAAATGGCACAATCCCTGCTAAATCATGGATTGTTGCAGCCCATCGTCGTCACCCGGAAAAAAGGCGACAGGGAGTCGGGAGAATATATATTGATCTCCGGCGAACGACGGCTGCGTGCGGCAAAGTTGCTGGCGTGGGAGGCAATTCCAGCGATCGAAAGATCTGTAACGGATAAAGATCTGCTTGAATTGGCGCTCATTGAAAATCTTCAGAGAAGCGATTTAAACCCGATTGAGATTGCAGAAGGGTTCAACAGATTAATTGAAGAGTTTCACTGGACACAAGAAAAACTTGCCCAGAATCTTGGAATGAAAAGATCGACAGTGGCAAATTTTCTTCGAATCCTGACACTTTCTCCCGAAACCATTCAAAAGATTGAAAATGGGGTGATCAGTCTTGGACATGCCAAGGTTCTGCTGGGCGTGAAGGATCCGAAAGAATTAAGTTCTTTGGCAGAAGAAATTGTCCAAAAAAAAATGTCTGTCCGAGACTTGGAACAGAGGATTTCGAACAAAAAAGAGAAAAAGGATTTCCCGGCATGGGCCGAGGAAGGAAAAGAGAAATTGAAAAACTATTTCTCAAGACCGGTCAGTATTACCCGAACCGGGAAAAAGATTCGTTTCGCTTTTGTTCTCGAAAACGAAGAAGATTTGACGCGGCTTATTCATCAGCTTTCAGAATCGGATAACCCGGGAAGATCATGA
- a CDS encoding ParA family protein: MAKIVAVANQKGGVGKTTTTINLAASMAVEEKKVLVIDLDPQGNSTSGLGVNATKSTPSAYDFLIGNKSVEDAVIEAHLKYLYVLPGSLNMAGFESEAASVKGSQELLRGKLQDPYFEQFQYILLDCPPSLGYITLNALVSASSILIPVQCEFFALEGLSHLLKTIERVRKQWNPDLEVEGILPTMYDKRNKLSNQVLEDLRDHFPELVFKSVIPRNVTLGEAPSYGKPVLLHDALSKGAQSYLHLAREILAYG; the protein is encoded by the coding sequence TTGGCAAAAATTGTAGCAGTCGCGAACCAGAAGGGTGGAGTCGGAAAAACGACGACGACTATTAATCTGGCAGCATCGATGGCAGTCGAAGAAAAAAAGGTCCTGGTTATTGATCTCGACCCGCAGGGAAACTCCACAAGTGGTTTGGGGGTCAATGCGACAAAATCAACGCCCAGCGCGTATGATTTTTTAATTGGGAATAAATCTGTTGAGGATGCAGTCATAGAAGCGCATCTCAAGTACCTGTATGTTCTTCCGGGATCATTGAACATGGCAGGGTTTGAATCCGAAGCGGCATCGGTAAAGGGATCGCAGGAGCTTCTCCGGGGAAAGTTGCAGGATCCGTATTTTGAGCAGTTTCAATATATCTTGCTTGACTGCCCACCCTCGCTGGGGTACATCACGCTCAATGCCCTCGTGAGTGCAAGCTCAATTCTGATTCCGGTGCAGTGTGAGTTTTTTGCTCTGGAAGGGTTGTCTCATTTATTGAAAACAATTGAGAGAGTCAGGAAGCAATGGAACCCGGATTTGGAAGTTGAGGGGATCCTCCCGACGATGTATGACAAAAGAAATAAATTATCGAATCAAGTTTTGGAGGACTTGCGAGATCATTTTCCGGAATTGGTCTTCAAAAGCGTCATCCCCCGAAATGTAACACTTGGAGAGGCTCCCAGCTATGGAAAGCCGGTCTTGCTCCATGATGCCCTTTCCAAAGGAGCACAGTCCTATCTTCACCTTGCCAGGGAGATCCTTGCATATGGCTAA
- a CDS encoding bactofilin family protein, which translates to MKPMHNDSRQNNIIAFLGKETYFKGYLHFEGTVRIDGKLEGEIHSKDVLIVGEGANIKGDIKVQKVICGGNVTGTIESTEAVQLVKPSNVHADIKTPVLSIEEGVIFNGNCRMETGFAASEELSTNESMKQK; encoded by the coding sequence ATGAAGCCGATGCACAATGATTCGAGACAGAATAACATCATCGCTTTTTTGGGAAAGGAAACTTACTTTAAGGGATATCTCCATTTTGAGGGAACGGTCAGAATTGATGGAAAGCTTGAAGGGGAAATCCACTCAAAAGATGTTCTTATTGTCGGAGAAGGTGCAAATATAAAAGGTGATATTAAAGTCCAAAAAGTAATTTGCGGAGGAAATGTAACGGGCACGATAGAATCCACGGAAGCGGTGCAGCTTGTAAAACCCTCGAATGTGCACGCAGATATCAAAACGCCTGTGTTGAGTATCGAGGAAGGGGTGATTTTTAACGGGAACTGTCGGATGGAAACAGGTTTTGCCGCATCGGAAGAACTTTCGACAAACGAAAGTATGAAGCAAAAATGA
- a CDS encoding RsmG family class I SAM-dependent methyltransferase, with the protein MTEESPESQVFNRLHLGSETINRLSEYVEILASWNQHIRLSGYREKTDIRQHLVWEPLLAAQYFGLASSLCSIVDFGSGNGSPGIIFSILYPHLHVSLVERKQKKLSFLSYVISRLKLENATFYDNIRTALAAQKTSSSTEIWMKAISMQSLFLELSRPENKGKSFSIKKFGELDPVPGCQYIRKHVITSEAWSLSPIFKITVSEGLLTV; encoded by the coding sequence ATGACCGAAGAGTCTCCTGAGTCTCAGGTATTCAATCGGCTTCATTTAGGCAGCGAAACAATCAATCGTCTTTCTGAATATGTTGAAATTCTCGCTTCCTGGAATCAACATATTCGACTGTCCGGATACAGGGAAAAAACGGATATCAGACAGCATCTGGTGTGGGAACCACTTCTCGCCGCGCAATATTTCGGTTTGGCATCCTCTCTTTGCTCAATCGTCGATTTTGGTTCCGGAAACGGTTCGCCAGGGATTATTTTTTCAATCCTCTACCCACATCTGCATGTCTCTCTTGTCGAACGGAAACAAAAAAAACTTTCTTTTCTCTCCTATGTTATTTCACGATTAAAACTTGAAAATGCCACTTTTTATGACAACATCCGAACGGCCCTTGCTGCTCAAAAGACTTCGTCCTCTACCGAAATCTGGATGAAAGCGATTTCCATGCAATCCCTTTTTTTAGAGTTATCACGACCAGAAAATAAAGGAAAATCCTTTTCTATTAAAAAATTTGGTGAATTGGATCCCGTTCCCGGTTGCCAATACATTCGAAAACATGTCATAACTTCGGAGGCTTGGTCCCTTTCTCCTATTTTTAAGATAACAGTCTCTGAGGGACTTCTGACTGTCTGA
- the mnmG gene encoding tRNA uridine-5-carboxymethylaminomethyl(34) synthesis enzyme MnmG, giving the protein MKIWDVVIIGGGHSGIEAAAASSRMGRETLLVTLHLDLIGQMSCNPSVGGIGKGHIVSEIEAMGGAMSKLADASGLQFKMLNTRKGYAVQALRVQCDRYRYRQQARFFLEKYPNLFFRQGEVVGWRLRGSLVTSVLLHDETEIFGRSFVLTTGTFLSGKLHVGERLVEGGRGGEKNASHLSSRLQGDLGLSVGRLKTGTPPRISGKTIDFSRMDIQPGDNPPVFFSHHPDNGRLFFDGPQYPCYLTSTSNQTADIIRENLSRSPLYSGKIKGIGPRYCPSIEDKIVKFPERESHHVFIEPEGADVDEFYPNGISTSLPVDVQERIVHSIPGLENAQITRPGYAVEYDFVFPDQLDLSLKVSHLENVFLAGQINGTTGYEEAAGQGLVAGINAGLLAKGDAPWIPDRTLSYIGVMIDDLVSQGVDEPYRMFTSRAENRLFIRHHNADDRMTPLGKSLGVVPDSQWRIFEKKRESFSQLKKILQTHRAEGKNFLQTLKQPEVHLDDFPDPSISGIYATWPRFWQIGFESEIKYEGYIRISEKKTQDLKEEDYPIPEGFWNSPPPGISREIFTRLVKASPRTFREAMHIRGMTPGALESLRTKLRQLR; this is encoded by the coding sequence GTGAAAATATGGGATGTTGTTATTATAGGCGGTGGGCATTCGGGTATCGAAGCTGCCGCAGCGTCCTCCCGAATGGGCCGGGAGACATTACTGGTCACTTTACACCTTGATCTTATTGGCCAAATGTCATGCAACCCTTCCGTTGGAGGGATCGGAAAAGGACATATTGTGTCAGAGATTGAGGCGATGGGCGGTGCGATGTCCAAGCTGGCCGATGCCTCCGGCCTTCAATTTAAAATGCTGAATACGCGCAAGGGATATGCCGTTCAGGCATTACGCGTACAATGTGATCGGTATCGATATCGGCAACAGGCCCGGTTTTTTCTCGAAAAGTATCCAAATCTGTTTTTCCGACAGGGCGAAGTTGTTGGCTGGAGGTTACGAGGTTCTCTGGTCACGTCCGTTTTGTTGCATGACGAAACAGAAATCTTTGGTCGGTCCTTTGTCCTGACTACCGGAACATTTCTCTCTGGAAAACTGCATGTTGGTGAGAGACTGGTCGAAGGAGGCCGCGGTGGGGAGAAAAACGCATCTCATCTTTCTTCCCGTCTCCAGGGAGATCTGGGACTTTCTGTCGGACGGTTGAAAACGGGGACTCCACCTCGCATTTCGGGAAAAACGATCGATTTTTCCCGTATGGATATCCAACCGGGGGACAATCCTCCTGTATTTTTTTCTCATCATCCGGACAATGGCCGTCTTTTTTTCGATGGCCCCCAATACCCTTGTTATTTGACTTCCACCAGTAATCAAACCGCAGACATCATTCGGGAAAATTTATCCCGGTCGCCTCTTTATTCCGGAAAAATCAAGGGAATTGGTCCTCGATACTGTCCGTCGATTGAAGACAAGATTGTCAAATTTCCGGAACGGGAATCCCATCATGTCTTTATCGAGCCTGAGGGAGCAGATGTCGACGAGTTTTACCCCAATGGAATTTCCACGAGTCTTCCAGTCGATGTCCAGGAACGGATTGTTCATTCGATTCCTGGTCTTGAAAACGCCCAGATCACTCGCCCTGGTTATGCAGTCGAATATGATTTTGTCTTTCCGGATCAATTGGATCTCTCATTGAAAGTTTCCCATCTGGAAAATGTCTTTCTTGCCGGTCAGATTAACGGAACAACCGGTTATGAAGAAGCGGCCGGACAGGGGCTTGTCGCGGGAATCAATGCCGGTTTGCTGGCGAAAGGGGACGCACCCTGGATTCCAGATCGGACGCTCTCTTACATTGGCGTTATGATTGATGATCTTGTTTCCCAGGGAGTGGATGAACCATACAGAATGTTTACATCCCGAGCTGAAAATCGGCTTTTTATACGTCATCATAATGCGGATGACCGAATGACTCCTCTCGGGAAGTCCTTAGGGGTGGTACCTGATTCTCAATGGAGGATATTTGAAAAAAAACGAGAGTCCTTTAGCCAGCTGAAAAAAATTCTTCAGACACACCGCGCAGAAGGAAAGAATTTTCTTCAGACGCTGAAGCAGCCGGAGGTTCATCTTGACGATTTTCCTGATCCGTCGATTTCCGGAATATATGCCACTTGGCCTCGTTTCTGGCAGATCGGTTTTGAATCCGAGATTAAATATGAAGGGTATATTCGTATTTCTGAGAAAAAGACCCAGGATTTGAAAGAAGAGGATTATCCAATTCCAGAAGGTTTTTGGAATTCCCCACCTCCGGGTATCTCGAGAGAAATTTTTACACGACTCGTAAAAGCGTCTCCCCGGACTTTTCGAGAGGCCATGCATATTCGAGGGATGACCCCTGGTGCACTTGAGTCCTTGAGAACGAAACTTCGGCAGCTCCGGTGA